From Danio rerio strain Tuebingen ecotype United States chromosome 2, GRCz12tu, whole genome shotgun sequence:
ACCTCCTGCCTTTAAATGACACAGATGGACTGCAACTCATTGAAGCCTCTTTAGATAGTTTTAATCAAAACAACACACTAAAGACAAAGTTTGCACTCTTTGAAATTGGACGAATGACATCTCAGGTAggataataaatgaaaataatgtattgaaataataaataaatctcatTATTGACGATATTGTGCTGTTGTCTATTTTTGGCAGATTGTCAGTGGAGTGCCTCAGTACTTTGCAGAATATGCCATTATTGGGACAAACTGCTCAAGTTATGTTGATGATTCATGCATCCCTCAGAATCACACTGTTGCTGTAAGAACCTTTAAATACCTTGCAGAGAAAGAACTATTGGCTAATGTGCTATTGTGTAATTACTTATTATGCTAGTTTGCACTTGTTATGGTACAGCACATTGCATTTATGATTTGTGGATGATATTTCCACCGTCAAAGGTGCTGAATAATTATAGTTATTTTGTATATGTaaatacacatgcatgcatatatttgaaaaaaaaggttttatgaaCATCCAGTTGGCAACCACATGTCTAAAAGTGAATTTGTAAAAGTGATGGAAGTGGTATGGATGTTTATAACAGTTACAATACTGTTATAATAGTTTGATTACAAAATACTGTGGCAGGTGGAGTGactttaaaccatttaaaccCATAATTATTCTGGTCCGGTGAGGGCTTCAGGTTGCGTTCTTGTGTTTCTTTCATCATGCACAGATGAGTGATATGAGTGATACCCCTACAAAAGCAGAGAGAGATTCTTTAGCACTTCACATGAAGACATTGCTCAGCATTTCTTCTTCTCTCGTTGCTTATATTTCCTCTAGATATTGTAATGTGTTGTATTGTAATGTGATGACATGAGGTGTGCTGTCATGTTGATAGTGACACTGTAATATACTGTTATATTGAGTGGCCCTTAAAAAGCATCCTCTAAATTGAAGTTCTAAagtttgaattaaatattttttttctgtgcatgACACATTGACATTACAGCACAGAACAGCTCTTTCAGAATTATCTTGGACAGAATCAAGGATGTTCTTAAGTGTACATGCAAAcattaaatgttttgattttatcTAATTTTAACAGTCTTCATAAGGCCCTTCTAAAGTCAATAAAAACTACTCATACTCAATTTACTTCATTATACCTACTTTCTGTGTAGTGCTACTACTTTTTCAGATGGCTTTACTTAAACCAATCTGTATGCCCAGTTTTCATGATCCGGTCAAATCCCACAACTTTTTTATGTGTGTTAAATATCCTGTTTTCTCAGTAATCACCTTAGattacagaacaaaaaaaaaagtttgaataaGCCTTCATGTTGAATTCAACATATGTCTAatctgcatttgtgtatttttagatCCATGGCCTATGTCTAGCTGAAGGTTCAGCCGGTCTGATTGATGTTGACTGCAAAATCTTCAACCCTGTAAAGAACACTTTGTTATTCCATATAATGTCCACTTACTTAGAAACCTTTTAAAATGGATacaattatagttttatttatatcatatcatatattattatattatagaaaCTTGTATCATATACATTATTAATTTATCATCTTatacttaaattttattttagttaaaattaagttttagtttattttttaaatttgttttactgtttttttcctGAAGTGCTTTTGACTGCAGTCTTGACTGCAacatttatactttttatttactatactatttatttatttatttatttgttcgttcgttcgttcgttcgttcgttcgttcgtttatttatttatttatttatttatttatttgtttgtttgtttgtttgtttgtttgtttatttatttatttatttatttatttatttattcatctggaCACACTGTAATTATCCGACATTAgaaattagggaccgagcaccgaaacggtgcgtaggccctattggaattgctctgtttattattattcttcttcttcttcttcttcttcttcttccgcggaatgaatcgcggttttgaggggctaaacatgcccgaaaactcacgaaactttgcacacgcctcagaagtggcgaaaatttacgtttgttatgggcttcggaagtgggcgtggcaaaatgactcgacagcgccacctagaaaaattaaacggacgagcccccgatatacgaatcacgcacatgcacgaaaattggcacacacctcaaacatgccaaaacatacgaaaaagtctcttggagccatatctcaaacccaacaggaagtcggatattttttacttcctgcggcgaaaaagtggcgtttttgccatttccagaggttgtattttaacgaactcctcctagggattttatccaatcaacaccaaaattgggttttgtcatctaaaggccttggcgatgttaaattgcgaagctttagagttttcatcgatgggcgtgtccgtggcggcctcgcaaactttgacgattcgccacaaaagaggaagtcattataactcaggcatgcattacccgatctgcctcaaaatccactcgcttgataagcgtcctgacctgaacacgtttacatgcagatatccagatacagttatagcgccacctgctggccacaggaaatgacatgatttacggagtaacaaactcctcccacaaattttatcgtatcagcaccaaaattgagtggtgtcatctgaaagctgtagcgatgatatattgtagagatctagagttttcacagaggggtgtgtccgtggcggtatgacaaacctcaacgcttcgccatggaacaggaagtccttataactcaactacacaatgtccaatctgcctgaaacttcacatggttgataaacgtcatctcttgaacacatccacataacaatattgaagtgggcgtggcaaaatgactcgacagcgccacctagaaaaattaaacggacgagcccctgatctacaaatcacgcacatgcacaaaaattggcacacacctcaaacatggcaaaacatacgaaaaagtctcttggagccatatctcaaacccaacaggaagtcggatatttttaacttcctatggcgaaaaagtggcgcttttgccattttcaggtgttgtattttaacgaactcctcctagggattttatctgataaacaccaaaattgggttttgtcatcttaaagccttggtgatgttaaattgcgaagctttagagttttcatcgatgggcgtgtccgtggcggcctcgcaaactttgatgattcgccacaaaagaggaagtctttataactcagggatgcattattcgatctgcctcaaaattcacacatttaataacagtcccgacctgaacaggtttacgtgccgatatccagttacagttatagcgccacctgctggccacaggaaatgacatgtttgacactgtaacaaactccttccacaaactttcccgtatcagcaccaaaatagagtggtgtcatctgaaagctctagcgatgatatattgtgaagatctagagtttttgcagaggggcgtgtctgtggtggcatgacaaacctcaatgcttcgccatggaacaggaatttcttataactaaacaacacaatgtctgatctacctgaaacttcacatgattgataaaagtcttctcctgaacacatccacataacaatattgagttagtcatagcgccacctgctggcagaaggtagtttggcttgtaactcggccacacaatgtcagatctgcctaaaatgtcacatggttgatgaaagtcctctcctgaacacatctacataataatattgagtctttcatagcgccacctgctggcagaatgtagtttgtctttaaacacaatctccacacaatctctgatctgcctgaaacttcacatggtttataaaagtccgctcctgaacacatccacataacaatattgagtcagtcataacgccacctgctggcagaaggtagtttggcttataactcagccacacaatgtcccatgtgcctgaaacttcacatggttgataagattcctctccagaagacatctacatgccaatcttaagtcacagttatagcgccacctgctgacaggaggaagtttggcataaatctgtgattttcttagatttttttatatattggcttaaattaatattgttcgctgttctctgtcatcgtaaggtcaccgggcggcggtgagcccgggtgcgaggtccctatcatcgctgcttgcagctttaattattattaagatctttaaatatgttaaaatataattctacacaaataaaaaaacaacaataaaaatagtaatccctaatgaagttgcaaaataaataaataaaacaaatttgtaaACATTTCCTCCATCTGTCAATGACAATAAGGTAAGTCCCATCCCAAAGCCAAAGTGAGTATGATATATCTAGCTCAGCTAGCCATTAAACTGAAGCATAGATTTGAGTAACTTACACGTCAGTGATGTACTTGTATTTATAACAATTCACAAGCAGATGTCTTTGCTAAAAACTCTGAAAACACTGTATTATGCATGCCGGGCCAGGCATGATCACTTTGTAAATATGTCTTGTATGCACAGACAAGCCTGTAATCCTCCATTGTTGATAGTCAAGTACTCATACACAGTGTGATATTTCCATCTAAAATATGTTGGCAGATGTAAAAACTATTTACAAGTATTTAATTAGTTACTGAATATTTTTACCCCCAAAAAACAAAGTGGCAGATGTAACaattatttacatgtatttatctAGTTTCTAAGACTTTTGACTTTCAGTTTCATTGTTAAAATTATTGTTGTGTGAATGTATGCTTAATgacacaattttaaaatatttgtatttatttatttttattcatgacAGACCCAAACTGTGCACACAGAAAGCAACAATGCCACAATGCGAGTCCAGCAACTACTGCACGCCCACACTTTTGGACCTCAGCACAACCCCACCGTTCATGGCCTCAGACATCACAAGCTGACAGCACTCCATGACCCTGCACAAAGTGGTTTGATCTCTGCAGAATCCACTGAATCAGCAGAGGTAGTAGCTGTGCTGCCACAGGAAGCCCATGTTGTAAAGCGTGAGGTCGCTGCCCCAGAAAAGCCAGCTGTAGAtgcaaaagtagaaaaaacacccATTCTTGTAGACCCGATTGCTCTCAGCTGTCCaggaaaaaagaaacatttcTAATTTGGTCTAATATCATGAAACCACAAACATAGATGTATAGGCCTGAATATAGTTGACCGATGAGTTCCGAGATCAGCTATCAAACTCATGACCATAGCTGGTAAGCAGTAAGTGTTTTATGACAAAGTAGCTACATGTATAAACAACACTGGCCGGCCATATTTAGGAAGCAGTTATGGCTTTGCCTATTGTATTCCATGGTGCTGTAATAAAATGCTTACCTTGATCATTTTGTTTAtctgtgcatttatttttaggcTATTGTTTCACATGATTTCACACGATGTTTCACAAGTCTtgaagtcagtttttttttaactgagatCACTTAAAATTAGGGCTATTCCATTCCAAATGTTTTCAGATTCCTATGTCTGAAATAATGGACTTGATCCTGAGTATTGGTTTCTCACAGTTTTACAATCCTATGGTACAAGTAGTGTGGCTGCTGCACTAACATCTAACACAACTGTCAAGCAGAAACAgctacagcagggaaaataagtattgaacacatcatcatttttctcataaaatatatttacaaaggtgctgttgacttgcaATTTTCCCccgatgttggtaacaaccaaagaaatccacataTGCAAAGACAGCAAATGAATTAGTTCACAAATTAagtaatgcataataaaatgaattgAAGCAGGGAAGAAGTATCGAACACATGAAgaataatgataattttttttttgttgaactgtCAAtcagatgtaatgtaatgtgtgtttatatagcgcatttagaGTATagggccatacacccaaagcgcaatcatgaggggggtccagctataggtggagtggagaaacAGTGATAGAGTGGATGGGCATGATTGtgaggccatgatggttaagggccgatggagggaatttggccaggactctGGTGTTATatccctactctttacaagaagtgtcatgggatttttgATGACCACAAAAGTCAGGACCTCAGATGTTTAgatgtattttattgttatataataatggCAAGTTTTTCAGGAATATTCAAaccacacacgcacgcacgcacgcgcgcacacacacacacacacacacacacacacacacacacacacacacacatatatatatttctaaacataataattttaataactcatctctaaaaactgatttattttatttttgtcatgatgacagtaaataattcattcattcatttttttgtcggcttagtccctttattaatccggggtcgccacagcggaatgaaccaccaacttatccagcaagtttttacacagtggatgtccttccagccgaaacattcacacacacattcacacacacacacacaacacactcatacactacagacactttagcctacccaattcacctgtaccccatgtctttggactgtgggggaaaccggagcacccggaggaaacccacacaaacacagggtgaacatgcaaactccacacagaaacgcctactgagccatggttcgaaccagcgaccttcttgctgtgaggcgacagcactacctactgcgccactgccacagtaaataatatttgactagatatttttcaagacacttctatacagctaaaagtgacatataaatgcgtaactaggttaattaggttaactaggcaggttagggtaattaggcaagtcattgtgtaatgatggtttcttctgtagactatcgaaaaaaatatatagcttaagggggcagATCATTTGTATCTTATAATggcttttaaattacaaaaaatacaaactgcttttgttctagctgaaataaatcaaataagactttctccagaagaacaaattatatcagacatactgtgaaaaatgcactTGCTCTATTACAGTTTTTCCCAATTGTTCACACACACTTTCTGAAAGCATG
This genomic window contains:
- the ahsg2 gene encoding alpha-2-HS-glycoprotein 2, whose product is MTEVQHTYIYIQQTKLHSLHSVHSLQEYRFLLFSMQLWATVSVLGLLITGSWAQGVQTTVNLAECDSPEAEAAALAAQDYLNAQHTHGYKYILNRIEGNKVISRPNHEDTYLMELDFLETTCHVLDPTPVSLCPVRQQRSTAVEADCDFAVTKGLSIVAFKCKTEIETDDDCLGCPHLLPLNDTDGLQLIEASLDSFNQNNTLKTKFALFEIGRMTSQIVSGVPQYFAEYAIIGTNCSSYVDDSCIPQNHTVAIHGLCLAEGSAGLIDVDCKIFNPTQTVHTESNNATMRVQQLLHAHTFGPQHNPTVHGLRHHKLTALHDPAQSGLISAESTESAEVVAVLPQEAHVVKREVAAPEKPAVDAKVEKTPILVDPIALSCPGKKKHF